The Coffea arabica cultivar ET-39 chromosome 3c, Coffea Arabica ET-39 HiFi, whole genome shotgun sequence genome contains a region encoding:
- the LOC113735765 gene encoding uncharacterized protein — MIRNNNTSLTASVISRHILRTIEDDLGLKVKNILSFVKENLKVNVCYKKAWYARRKAIELVFGSWEANFAELPQYLDALVQSNPGTVVEWSHHSDSSDRVKTFMYVFWAFGQAIEAFHMCRPVICIDGTHLSGEYKGKLLVAVTQDANNKILPIAYAIVDEKTISSWS, encoded by the coding sequence ATGATTAGAAATAATAATACAAGCCTGACGGCTTCCGTTATTTCAAGGCACATCCTCCGTACCATTGAAGATGACCTTGGATTAAAGGTCAAGAACATACTAAGTTTCGTTAAAGAAAACTTAAAGGTTAATGTATGTTACAAAAAAGCCTGGTATGCTAGACGTAAAGCAATTGAGCTTGTGTTTGGATCTTGGGAGGCGAATTTTGCCGAACTACCACAATATCTCGATGCCCTGGTGCAATCCAATCCAGGCACCGTGGTTGAGTGGTCACATCATTCGGATAGTTCGGATCGAGTTAAGACTTTTATGTATGTATTCTGGGCCTTTGGACAGGCTATTGAAGCATTCCACATGTGCAGGCCGGTTATATGCATTGATGGCACTCATTTGAGTGGCGAATACAAGGGCAAACTCCTTGTTGCAGTCACTCAAGATGCGAACAACAAGATTCTGCCAATTGCATATGCCATAGTGGATGAGAAGACGATTTCCAGTTGGTCGTGA